From the Musa acuminata AAA Group cultivar baxijiao chromosome BXJ1-2, Cavendish_Baxijiao_AAA, whole genome shotgun sequence genome, one window contains:
- the LOC103970087 gene encoding superoxide dismutase [Cu-Zn], translating to MVKAVVVLGGSEDVKGTIYFSQEGDGPTTVTGSISGLKPGLHGFHVHALGDTTNGCMSTGPHFNPVGKEHGAPEDDNRHAGDLGNVTAGEDGTVTISKVDNQIPLSGPNSIIGRAVVVHADPDDLGKGGHELSKSTGNAGGRVACGIIGLQG from the exons ATGGTGAAGGCTGTTGTTGTTCTTGGTGGCAGTGAGGATGTTAAGGGCACCATTTACTTCAGCCAAGAAGGAGATG GTCCAACCACAGTTACTGGATCCATCTCTGGCCTTAAGCCTGGACTTCACGGCTTCCATGTTCATGCTCTTGGTGACACCACCAATGGTTGCATGTCAACTG GGCCACATTTTAATCCTGTTGGGAAGGAACACGGTGCCCCTGAAGATGACAATCGCCATGCTGGTGATCTGGGGAATGTGACTGCTGGGGAGGATG GTACTGTTACCATTTCCAAAGTTGATAACCAG ATTCCCCTTTCTGGACCAAATTCGATTATCGGGAGAGCCGTTGTGGTCCATGCTGATCCTGATGATCTTGGAAAAG GTGGACATGAGCTGAGCAAAAGCACTGGAAATGCTGGTGGAAGGGTTGCCTGCG GGATTATTGGACTCCAAGGTTGA
- the LOC135594972 gene encoding uncharacterized protein LOC135594972 codes for MGISPTPVEDPSLLSSPPTKFASASKLRSGVVYRKPQFLTHRCLCAPNPQPRPLRLAASAAGPPDEEEAEEAPVQELRVPEAWLTPSNALQESEWLRVTLHKWLDDEYCPEAANAEISKVAARSYYESLMEQQSDLGEILLKMAKDLEMVSFQESFHGAFSSANAAIHLVTLRMNSMAGR; via the exons ATGGGCATCTCGCCGACGCCCGTAGAGGACCCTTCGCTTCTCTCTTCTCCGCCTACCAAATTCGCCTCCGCTTCCAAGCTTAGAAGCGGCGTCGTCTACCGAAAGCCCCAATTCCTCACCCATCGATGTCTCTGCGCCCCAAATCCCCAACCTCGCCCACTCCGTCTCGCCGCGTCCGCCGCTGGACCCCCGGATGAGGAGGAGGCCGAGGAAGCCCCGGTCCAGGAACTTAGGGTCCCCGAAGCTTGGTTGACCCCTTCGAACGCTTTACAG GAATCAGAATGGCTTAGAGTAACTCTTCACAAGTGGCTGGACGACGAGTATTGTCCCGAAGCTGCTAATGCAGAGATCAGCAAGGTTGCTGCACGCTCATACTATGAGTCCTTGATGGAGCAGCAGTCAGACCTGGGCGAAATATTGCTGAAGATGGCAAAGGATTTGGAGATGGTATCATTCCAGGAAAGCTTCCATGGAGCCTTCTCATCCGCTAATGCTGCCATACACTTAGTAACTCTGCGGATGAACTCGATGGCAGGGCGGTAG
- the LOC135597045 gene encoding uncharacterized protein LOC135597045 — protein sequence MMECNKEEAIRAREVAEKKMQSRDFIGALKIARKAQHLFPELENISHMLTVCEVHCSADAKINGEMDWYGILQVEPTADDSSIKKQYRKLALLLHPDKNQFAGAEAAFKLIGEAHKILSDRLTRQHYDVKMNVNIRTASSRQPAPQMRNSFYARSNFSAVSFNGLNQQQQQPSAFATANTFWTICPNCSMRYQYYLSILNKTLRCQHCSKPFIAYDLNAEAAPSGVKSGQSWNNVGNSHHQIPVQQANNVNLQSQPGNASSSTGLKSGVGGGPWAPFGHGGGPTNMANMATDDRMDVKGVASNEVQFEEKNPRQMNEGGKTAKPSTANANLKRSRKVAVESSESDSTDVEEDIAIEVDGPQAKQYSSSSAPRRSTRLKQNINYSEVGSEDDDDFINSPSYKKWRGESSGSADGHAGSSHADTDGVTSSVKATEFGDDKMENIYKDDASEKQPLNGSEGVNVDPTGESKLDTGTEEKLGPAAESSIDSRSKTSPEHDTLTYPDPEFYDFEKLRHVNKFSVDQIWALYDNLDGMPRFYARIRHVHAPHFKLRITWLEHNPLNEVETVWSGEELPVGCGNYILGSTQFAEDHLMFSHIVSWEKGKRRNSYDIYPRKGEVWALFKDWNAGWRSDAGNHRLYKYEVIEVLSDFAVDAGISVIPLVKIEGFVSLFMRAKEMAMAPYMIPPNEILRFSHGIPSYRLNGTEKEGIPQGCLELDPASLPADFSESFPSVSLGGGTSGVGNLSESHVSCFKSTDNEVEPGMKDVAHAELYQAGGRQQSEAWKHAQNDTKQPEVVIREEDRLDAAGVHDNSAENENSSPMSSSSPLVVEYPEAEFHNFDEGKSIENVQRGQIWALYSEIDQYPNYYGWVKKVELEDHKVHIAWLEACPVSEEEAHWIQEGMPVACGTFKVEQQSVAFENMGMFSHLVQAKPSARRNRYDILPCHGEIWAVYKNWSAGWSRSDWQNCEYDVVEISECTDAGLKVRLLTKVDGYRAVFKHENEGKAVTMDVPANEYTRFSHKIPSFRLTNERGGKLRGYWELDTASIPDILLISDSA from the coding sequence ATGATGGAGTGTAATAAGGAAGAGGCTATCAGAGCGAGGGAAGTTGCAGAAAAGAAGATGCAAAGTAGAGATTTCATTGGGGCACTTAAGATTGCTCGGAAGGCCCAGCATCTCTTTCCAGAGCTTGAGAACATCTCTCATATGTTAACTGTCTGTGAAGTTCATTGCTCTGCTGATGCTAAAATTAACGGAGAGATGGACTGGTATGGGATTCTGCAAGTAGAGCCAACAGCAGATGACTCATCTATCAAGAAACAGTACCGAAAGCTTGCACTTTTACTTCATCCTGATAAAAACCAATTTGCAGGTGCTGAGGCTGCCTTCAAGTTAATTGGAGAAGCACATAAGATTCTGTCCGATCGACTAACACGACAACACTATGATGTTAAAATGAATGTTAATATCAGAACTGCCTCTTCCAGGCAGCCTGCTCCACAGATGAGGAACAGCTTTTATGCTAGAAGCAATTTCAGTGCAGTGTCTTTTAATGGCCTAAATCAGCAACAGCAGCAACCATCAGCTTTTGCTACTGCCAATACATTCTGGACTATTTGTCCTAATTGCAGCATGAGATACCAGTACTACCTTAGCATATTGAACAAAACTCTCCGCTGTCAGCATTGTTCGAAGCCCTTCATTGCATATGATTTGAATGCAGAAGCTGCGCCTTCTGGGGTAAAGTCTGGTCAATCCTGGAACAACGTTGGAAATTCACATCATCAGATTCCAGTTCAGCAAGCTAATAATGTTAACCTGCAAAGTCAGCCTGGAAATGCCTCTTCTAGTACAGGGCTTAAGAGTGGTGTTGGTGGAGGACCATGGGCCCCCTTTGGGCATGGAGGTGGACCTACAAACATGGCAAACATGGCTACAGATGACAGAATGGATGTTAAAGGTGTTGCAAGTAATGAGGTTCAGTTTGAGGAAAAGAACCCCAGGCAAATGAATGAAGGAGGGAAGACTGCTAAGCCTTCAACTGCCAATGCTAATCTGAAGAGGAGCAGAAAGGTGGCTGTGGAATCCAGTGAATCAGATAGCACTGATGTTGAAGAAGACATAGCTATTGAGGTAGATGGCCCTCAAGCAAAGCAGTATTCTTCATCGTCTGCACCACGAAGGTCAACCAGGCTTAAGCAGAATAttaattatagtgaagtcggaagcgaagatgatgatgactttATAAATTCTCCTAGTTACAAAAAGTGGAGAGGTGAGTCATCAGGTAGTGCTGATGGGCATGCAGGATCGTCCCATGCTGATACCGATGGGGTGACTTCGAGTGTCAAAGCCACTGAATTTGGTGATGATAAAATGGAGAACATTTACAAAGATGATGCCTCCGAAAAGCAACCACTAAATGGAAGTGAAGGTGTTAATGTAGATCCAACAGGGGAAAGCAAACTAGATACAGGCACGGAAGAGAAGTTAGGGCCTGCAGCGGAGTCTAGCATTGATTCCAGATCTAAGACCTCACCTGAACATGATACATTGACATATCCTGATCCAGAATTTTACGACTTTGAAAAACTTAGGCATGTAAATAAATTTTCAGTTGATCAGATATGGGCACTCTACGATAATCTTGATGGAATGCCTCGATTCTATGCACGAATTCGTCATGTACATGCCCCACATTTCAAGTTGCGGATAACCTGGCTTGAGCATAATCCCTTAAATGAAGTTGAGACAGTCTGGTCCGGTGAGGAATTGCCAGTTGGTTGTGGGAATTATATACTAGGATCCACACAGTTTGCTGAAGATCATCTGATGTTCTCACATATTGTGTCTTGGGAAAAGGGGAAAAGAAGGAACTCATATGATATATATCCTAGAAAGGGCGAGGTTTGGGCTCTCTTCAAGGACTGGAATGCTGGGTGGAGATCTGATGCTGGCAATCATAGGCTGTATAAATATGAAGTTATAGAAGTACTTTCAGATTTTGCAGTGGATGCTGGAATCAGCGTGATTCCCTTGGTTAAGATAGAAGGTTTTGTGAGCTTGTTCATGCGAGCAAAGGAGATGGCTATGGCTCCATATATGATACCACCTAATGAAATACTTAGATTTTCTCACGGTATCCCTTCTTACAGGTTGAATGGGACCGAAAAAGAAGGTATTCCTCAAGGTTGTCTGGAGCTTGATCCAGCATCTCTTCCTGCTGACTTTTCAGAGTCATTTCCTTCCGTTAGTCTTGGTGGTGGTACAAGTGGAGTTGGAAATTTGAGTGAATCTCATGTTTCATGTTTCAAGTCCACAGACAATGAGGTGGAACCTGGAATGAAGGATGTTGCTCATGCAGAACTATATCAAGCTGGTGGACGCCAGCAATCAGAAGCTTGGAAGCATGCACAAAATGATACAAAGCAGCCTGAAGTAGTGATAAGAGAGGAAGACAGGTTAGATGCTGCTGGTGTCCATGATAATTCTGCTGAAAATGAAAATTCATCTCCAATGTCATCGTCGAGCCCCCTTGTCGTTGAATATCCTGAAGCAGAATTTCACAATTTTGATGAGGGGAAGTCAATAGAAAATGTCCAACGTGGTCAGATTTGGGCATTATACAGTGAAATAGATCAGTATCCCAATTACTATGGATGGGTGAAGAAAGTTGAGTTAGAAGATCATAAAGTGCATATAGCATGGCTTGAGGCCTGTCCTGTATCAGAGGAGGAGGCACACTGGATACAAGAGGGAATGCCGGTTGCATGTGGTACATTTAAAGTGGAACAGCAGAGTGTGGCATTTGAGAACATGGGTATGTTTTCTCATCTTGTGCAGGCCAAACCAAGTGCTAGAAGAAACCGATATGACATTCTTCCATGCCATGGTGAGATTTGGGCTGTATACAAGAACTGGAGTGCTGGATGGAGCCGTTCAGACTGGCAAAACTGTGAGTATGATGTGGTGGAAATTTCTGAATGCACCGATGCTGGCCTGAAAGTTCGACTTTTGACAAAGGTTGATGGTTATAGAGCCGTTTTCAAACATGAAAACGAAGGAAAAGCTGTGACCATGGATGTACCAGCCAATGAATATACTAGATTCTCTCATAAGATACCTTCATTCCGACTGACAAACGAAAGAGGAGGGAAACTTCGTGGTTATTGGGAGCTGGATACTGCATCTATACCTGACATTTTACTTATCTCGGACTCCGCATGA